ATGACAAATACCATCTATATCCATCAGCCGGAAAAGGCGTTCAGCTTCACCCGGCTCCCGAATTTCCTCTTTGAAGCCCCCACATTCAAGCCCTTGTCCAACGAGGCAAAGGTTCTGTACGCCTTTATCCTGCGCCGGACAGAGTTATCCCGCAAGAATGGGTGGGCGGATGATTGCGGACGGATTTATCTGTACTATCCCATCTGCGAGGTGGTTGACCTGCTCCACTGTGGGCGGCAGAAAGCGGTAAACACCCTGCGGGAACTGCAATACGCCGGGCTGGTGGAGATCCAGAAGCAGGGCTGTGGAAAACCCAACCGCATTTTCCCAAAATCCTATGAAGCGGTTCCAAACACCGACTTCAAGAAATCCGGTTCTGGTACGCCGGAGGGCTGAAAACCGTACTTATGAAGTGAGGAAATCACTCCCCGGAAGTACGAAAACCGGACGGTATATAGAAATACAAAGATTAAAAAGATTTATTTATATTCTATCCATTCCAATCCTATCCGAGCTAATTTCTGCGGGATTTTCCCTGTGGAAAACCCCGGATAGGAAAGGAATGGGGAAAGGAGCAGAATGGCACAACACGCAATTTTGCGGTTTGAGAAGCACAAGGGCAACCCGGCAAGGCCGCTGGAAGCCCATCACGAAAGACAGAAAGAACAATACGCCAGCAACCCCGACATTGACACAAGCCGGAGCAAGTACAACTTTCATATCGTCAAGCCAGAGGGCAGGTACTATCATTTCATTCAAAACCGCATTGAACAGGCCGGGTGCCGAACCCGCAAGGACAGCACACGGTTTGTCGATACGCTGGTAACTGCCAGCCCGGAGTTTTTCAAGGGGAAATCCCCAAAGGAGATACAGGCGTTTTTCCAGAGGGCGGCGGACTTCCTCATTGGCCGGGTAGGACGGGAAAATATCGTGTCGGCGGTGGTACACATGGACGAGAAAACGCCCCACCTGCATTTGACCTTTGTTCCGCTGACAAAGGACAACCGCCTGTGTGCAAAGGAGATTATCGGCAACCGGGCAAACCTGACGAAGTGGCAGGACGATTTTCACGCCTATATGGTGGAGAAATATCCTGACTTGGAGCGTGGGGAGAGCGCCAGCAGGACAGGCCGGAAGCATATCCCCACCCGGCTTTTCAAACAGGCGGTTTCCCTCTCCCGGCAGGCAAGAGCCATTGAAGCCACACTGGACGGCATTAACCCGCTGAACGCCGGAAAGAAAAAAGAGGAAGCCCTCTCCATGCTGAAAAAGTGGTTCCCGCAGATGGAGAATTTCTCCGGGCAGTTGAAAAAGTACAAGGTCACAATCAATGACCTGCTGGCGGAGAATGAGAAGTTGGAAGCAAGGGCAAAGGCCAGCGAAAAAGGAAAGATGAAAGATACGATGGAACGGGCAAAGCTGAAAAGCGAACTGGACAATTTACAGCGGCTGGTTGACCGTATCCCGCCGGATATACTGGCGGAACTGAAACGTCAGCAGCGGCACACGGTAAAGGAAAGGTGATAGATATAAGCAGAAATTTTCGCCGCCTCTGTGCGGCATTGTACCTTGAAAACTGAATATGGAGGACACTGGATGGCAAAAAGTGAAAGCGATATTTTTACACCCCGAACAGGGCAGGTTATACAAGCAGAGAACGGCACGCAGTATTTTGTATGTGGGAACAACCGTATAAAAATCTCCGAACACTTCGCCGCAGGCGGGAAGCCCCTCGGTGATCTGATTGTAGATGTGGTGCGGCATACCGCAGAAAAAGCCGCTTCAACCTGATAGCCCATCATTGATAACACGCCCACGCTTATGATATAATTGCCATAGAGCAAAAGTATTGTAAGCGTGGGTTGTTTCTTTAGAAGGAGGATTTTTACGGTGAAACAACCTTACAATACTACGATTTACAACACGGCGCTTTATATGAGATTGAGCCGGGACGATGAACTGCAAGGAGAAAGCGGGAGTATTCAGACACAACGCATGATGCTCCGGCAATATGCCGCCGAGCATGGCCTGAATGTCATAGATGAATATATCGACGATGGATGGTCTGGAACGAACTTTGACAGGCCGGATTTTCAGAGAATGATTGATGACATTGAGGACGGGAAAATCAACTGCGTTGTTACGAAGGATTTATCCCGCTTAGGCAGAAACTACATTCTGACCGGCCAGTACACGGAAATCTACTTTCCCAGCAAAGGCGTCCGCTATATCGCTGTCAATGACAATGTGGACACCATCAACGGAGAGAATGAGCTTGCCCCATTCCTCAACATTCTGAATGAAATGCACGCCCGCCAGACCAGCAAAAAGGTAAAGGCGGCCATGCGGACACGGTTCGCAAATGGCGCACACTATGGAGCCTATGCTCCGCTTGGCTATGTCAAAGACCCAGATAAGAAAGGCCATCTTCTGATTGACCCGGAAACAAGGTGGATTATCGAAAAGATTTTTGACCTTGCCGTTCATGGCCGGGGAGCCGCCAGCATTACACGGATTTTGGTCGAAGAAAAAGTACCTACTCCCGGCTGGCTGAATTTCCAGAGATACGGCACTTTCGCAAATATCTATGCCGGAGCGCCGGAGGAAAAAGCCTATGCGTGGACGATAGCGCAGGTGAAAAGTATTCTGAAAGAGGAAACCTATATCGGACACAGCGTCCACAATAAGCAGACCAACATTTCATTCAAAAACAAGAAGAAAGTACGCAAGCCAAAAGAGGAATGGTATCGTGTGGAGAACACCCACGAAGCGATTATTTCCGAAGATGTGTTCCGTCAAGTACAGGAGCAGATTTGCAACAGGCGCAGACGGCAGAAGAACGGCACAACACAGATATTTTCCGGGCTGGTAAAATGTGCGGACTGCGGCTGGTCGCTGGCCTATGGTATGAACAGCCAGAACAAAAATCCCTATGCCCACTACCATTGTAGCAAGTACGGGCAAGGATTGCACCAGTGTTCCATGCACTATATCCGCTATGATGTGCTTTACGCCTATGTCCTTTCCCGTCTGCAATACTGGTCTGTGCTGGCACAGCAGGATGGGGACAAACTTCTGAAACGGCTACTTAACGCCAGCGACAAGGAACGCAATACTGCAAGGAAGCGGCAGACAGCCGAACTGAAAAAGGCGGAAAAGCGCAAAGCAGAAGTAGACACCCTGTTTGCAAAAATGTATGAGGACTGGTCTGCCGGACGCATTACAGAATACAATTTCAATATGCTGTCCGAAAAGTATCAGGGCGAACAGCGAGAATTGGACGTAAAAATTGAACGGCTTCACGAAGCGATGGAGACCGCCGCCCAGACAGCGGTTGACGCTGAAAAGTGGATAGGTCTGATGAAACAGTATGTCAATCCCACAGAATTGACGGCTGAACTTCTGAATACGCTGATTGAAAAAATCCTTGTCCATGAAGCGGTCAAAAGTGAGGACGGAAGCCGGGAACAGGAAGTGGAAATCTTCTACCGCTTTATCGGCAAAATCGAATGACACATCTTGAGATACCCAACAATATCTTTAACTAAGGGAAACGGGAAGAGGAATGCCGGACATTTCATCGTTAGATGCATTGTGTAATGATCTGGATGTGAGTGTGAATGAATTGCTAAGTGGCGAAGTGTTACCTCCTGAATTTTATGAGAAAAAGGCGGAGGAAAATATGAAAACATTAATAAAAGAGAATGAGAAAAATACAAAGGGAAACTGGATTCAGATGATTCTTGGAGAGGTGCTGGTAATCGTGGCATTTGTATTTCTTGCAATATGCATTGGGATAAGGATGCTTGGAAACTATTTTGACCTTCCATCGCTTCTTTATCTGGTGTTAATTTCAGCGGGAGTTGTTTTACTGTCCAGGCCGGCGGGAAAAAGAGAGGTATTTGCTGCCTTGCAAAAGGCTGTCATTCCTGCGGGAGCACTTGCGTCCGTGATAAGCTTGATTCAAATTTTCTTGTACGTAGAAGACATGGAGGTTATCTTTACCAACTTTGCGGTTGCACTGTTACCAATCGCGTACGGAATCTTTGTGTACCTGCTTTTACTTCCGATTACAAGACATTTGAAAAAAGAGACCGAATAAAAGAAAGGTCAGGTACCTACATCCGGGAGCAACTCAACCAACAGTAGAACTGACTAAAAAGCACCTCGATTGCAACATATGAAAAGACCATGTATAGTAAGAAATGTAAAAACAAGTGGCCACTCAAATTCAAAAGAAAGTTGAGAAAAAGTATGTTAGGAAATCAGATTAAATATTACAGACAGGAAAATAAAATCAAACAGGAAGAACTTGCCGAATTTTTAGGCGTGTCATTCCAGGCAGTATCCAAGTGGGAAAGGGGTGCAAGTGACCCGGACATTGCACTTCTCCCGAAACTTGCGGTATATTTTGGCGTTACGATTGACGAATTGTTTGAGATGCCTTATGAGGAACAGATGGAGCGAATCGAAAACATGATTTCGACCGAGCGTACCATCAAGGAAAAAACGTTTGAGAGCGCCGTCACATTTTTGGAAAACCGATTAAAAAATGCACCAAAGGACACAAGAGCGCTCTCGAATCTTGCTTATCTTTACAACCACAGAGCGCACAGTGACCATGAACTTGCTTCTTACTATGCTAAAAGAGTGTTAGAGGCAGACCCGGATGAAAAAGCAGGATGGGTTGCTTATCTGGAAGCAAACGGCGGTGTCTGTGGAGACAAATGGTATGACAATCACTTTGAGGTCATCCGTTATTTTGAAGAATTTTTAGAGAAAAATCCAGGCAATTTCTTAGGACTTTACGGCGTGATTGAGAATCTCCTTGCAGATGGCAGATACGAGGAGGCAAAGCCTTACATCGAAGAAATAAAAAAGGCAAAAAAGAACCATCAATATCTTTTATATAGCGGGGAGGTTGCGTTTGGAGAAGGAAGGCGTAAAGAAGCTTTGGAATACTGGGAGAAGATGGTAAAAGACTACCCGCAGACCTGGCAGGCATATTGCTCGTTAGGAGAAGGATACCAGAAGATGGGCATGGAAAAAGAAGCATTGGAAGCCTTTGAAACGTCATTTACGATGCAGGAGGCACCAAGAATTTATGATGGACTATGCTCCATGGCGCAGATTCATGAGAAACAGGGAGAACTCAAACTTGCCATACAGGATTATGAGCGCATCATTCGCTGCCTGAAAGAGGACTATCATGTCACAGAGGGTGAACAGAAGGAACAATACGAGCGTGAAATGAAGAGATTGAGAAGAAAACTCGATTGAAATTGATAGAAAAGAATTGAAATCCATAACCATTTATTTTAAACTGTATGAGGATAAAAAAGCACAGTTTTTCTGTGAAAAATTTCCATGGTCAGAGAAAAGAAAACAATCTGACTACAAATGTATATAAAAACAAAGGAAGGATGAGAAAATGAGTACAAGAATTGGAATAATTGGTTATGGAAATCTTGGACGCGGTGTAGAGTGTGCAGTAAAAGCAGCAGACGATATGGAACTTGTTGCAGTATTTACAAGACGTGATCCAAAGAGCGTTACAATTCAGACAGAAAATGTACCGGTTTGTAATGTCGCAGATGTGGAACAGTGGAAGGACAAGATTGATGTGATGATTCTGTGTGGAGGAAGTGCAACAGATCTTCCGGTTCAGACACCACAGTTTGCAAAGATGTTCAATGTCATTGATAGTTTTGATACACATGCAAAGATTCCGGAACATTTTGCAGCAGTAGATGCAGCAGCAAAGGCAGCAGGAAACGTTGCATTGATTTCCGTAGGCTGGGATCCGGGAATGTTCTCTTTAAACAGAGTTTATGCAAATGCAATTCTTCCGGATGGAAAAGATTACACATTCTGGGGAAAAGGTGTCAGCCAGGGACACTCTGATGCGATTCGCCGTATCAAAGGTGTGAAAGATGCAAAACAGTACACAATTCCGGTTGAAGCAGCACTTGAAGCAGTTCGTTCCGGCGCAAATCCGGAGCTTTCTACCAGAGAAAAACACACAAGAGAATGTTTTGTTGTGTTAGAAGATGGTGCAGATGCAGCAGCAGTAGAAAAAGAGATTAAGACAATGCCAAACTACTTCGCAGATTATGACACAACCGTTCATTTCATCAGCGAAGTAGAATTAAAAAGAGATCACAGCGGAATGGCACACGGTGGTTTCGTCATTCGCTCCGGCAAGACAGGCATGAACAAAGAGCATAACCATATCATTGAATATAGTTTAAAATTAGACTCCAACCCAGAATTTACAACAAGTGTTCTGGTTGCTTACGCAAGAGCAGCACATCGTCTCGCCAAAGAAGGACAGTGCGGATGTAAGACTGTTTTGGACATCCCACCAGCATACTTAAGCGAGAAGAGCGGTGAGGAGTTAAGAGCCTCTCTTTTATAAAACAAAGTTGTTTTTGTGAGAAAGAAACAAAAAACACATCCCTTTTTCAAAAATAAGATAGAAACTCCGGTTTTTCTTTGTGAAAAAGGGAGAAAAATCATGTAAAAAAGTGGCGGAAAAAAGAGGTTAAAGTGTTGACATTTTAGGCTTGTTTCTTTATACTTTAAACTTGCATGTTAAGAAAATAACAAGTAAAAGTAACGAAAGAAAGTGAGAGAAATTATGAACTATTTAATTCCTGTAATTGGAATCCTTGCTTTACTTGTTGCTGCAGGTCTTGCAGTATGGGTAAAAAAACAGGGTGAAGGAACTGACAGAATGAAAGAGATTGCAGCAGCAATCCACGAAGGTGCTCAGGCGTTCTTAATGTCTGAATACAAAATTCTTGTCATTTTTATTGTTGTGTTATTCGCAGCAATCGGATTCGGAATCAGCTGGGCAACAGCTATCTGTTTCGTAATCGGTGCAGTATTCTCTACAATCGCTGGATACTGTGGTATGCAGGTTGCAACACGTGCAAACGTACGTACAGCAAACGCTGCTAAAGAAGGTGGTATGACAAAAGCATTACCAATCGCTTACCGTGGTGGTGCTGTAATGGGTCTTTGCGTAGTTGGTCTTGGACTTTTCGGTGTCTCCATCATTTATTTTGTAACTGGTAATGCAGACATCTTATTCGGATTCTCTCTTGGTGCTTCTTCCATCGCATTGTTCGCACGTGTTGGTGGTGGTATCTACACAAAAGCAGCAGACGTTGGAGCTGACCTTGTAGGTAAAGTAGAAGCTGGTATCCCAGAAGATGATCCTCGTAACCCAGCAGTTATCGCTGATAACGTAGGTGATAACGTAGGTGACGTTGCTGGTATGGGAGCTGACTTATTTGAATCTTATGTTGGTTCTATCGTATCTGCAATCACATTAGGTATCCTTGCTTATGACGGAATGTCTGGAGCTTTATATCCACTCATCCTTGCAGCAGTAGGTATCGTTTCTTCTATTCTTGGTGTATTCTGTGTACGTGGAAAAGAAGGCGCAGATCCTCACAAAGCATTAAAGCTTGGAACAAACATTGCAAACGTAATTACAATTGTAGCTGCAGTTGTATTAAGTAAAGTAGTTCTTGGTTCTTACAAACCATGTGGTGCTATCATCGCTGGTCTT
This genomic window from Roseburia sp. 831b contains:
- a CDS encoding replication initiator protein A, producing MTNTIYIHQPEKAFSFTRLPNFLFEAPTFKPLSNEAKVLYAFILRRTELSRKNGWADDCGRIYLYYPICEVVDLLHCGRQKAVNTLRELQYAGLVEIQKQGCGKPNRIFPKSYEAVPNTDFKKSGSGTPEG
- the mobV gene encoding MobV family relaxase — translated: MAQHAILRFEKHKGNPARPLEAHHERQKEQYASNPDIDTSRSKYNFHIVKPEGRYYHFIQNRIEQAGCRTRKDSTRFVDTLVTASPEFFKGKSPKEIQAFFQRAADFLIGRVGRENIVSAVVHMDEKTPHLHLTFVPLTKDNRLCAKEIIGNRANLTKWQDDFHAYMVEKYPDLERGESASRTGRKHIPTRLFKQAVSLSRQARAIEATLDGINPLNAGKKKEEALSMLKKWFPQMENFSGQLKKYKVTINDLLAENEKLEARAKASEKGKMKDTMERAKLKSELDNLQRLVDRIPPDILAELKRQQRHTVKER
- a CDS encoding recombinase family protein; translated protein: MRLSRDDELQGESGSIQTQRMMLRQYAAEHGLNVIDEYIDDGWSGTNFDRPDFQRMIDDIEDGKINCVVTKDLSRLGRNYILTGQYTEIYFPSKGVRYIAVNDNVDTINGENELAPFLNILNEMHARQTSKKVKAAMRTRFANGAHYGAYAPLGYVKDPDKKGHLLIDPETRWIIEKIFDLAVHGRGAASITRILVEEKVPTPGWLNFQRYGTFANIYAGAPEEKAYAWTIAQVKSILKEETYIGHSVHNKQTNISFKNKKKVRKPKEEWYRVENTHEAIISEDVFRQVQEQICNRRRRQKNGTTQIFSGLVKCADCGWSLAYGMNSQNKNPYAHYHCSKYGQGLHQCSMHYIRYDVLYAYVLSRLQYWSVLAQQDGDKLLKRLLNASDKERNTARKRQTAELKKAEKRKAEVDTLFAKMYEDWSAGRITEYNFNMLSEKYQGEQRELDVKIERLHEAMETAAQTAVDAEKWIGLMKQYVNPTELTAELLNTLIEKILVHEAVKSEDGSREQEVEIFYRFIGKIE
- a CDS encoding helix-turn-helix domain-containing protein, which codes for MLGNQIKYYRQENKIKQEELAEFLGVSFQAVSKWERGASDPDIALLPKLAVYFGVTIDELFEMPYEEQMERIENMISTERTIKEKTFESAVTFLENRLKNAPKDTRALSNLAYLYNHRAHSDHELASYYAKRVLEADPDEKAGWVAYLEANGGVCGDKWYDNHFEVIRYFEEFLEKNPGNFLGLYGVIENLLADGRYEEAKPYIEEIKKAKKNHQYLLYSGEVAFGEGRRKEALEYWEKMVKDYPQTWQAYCSLGEGYQKMGMEKEALEAFETSFTMQEAPRIYDGLCSMAQIHEKQGELKLAIQDYERIIRCLKEDYHVTEGEQKEQYEREMKRLRRKLD
- a CDS encoding diaminopimelate dehydrogenase; amino-acid sequence: MSTRIGIIGYGNLGRGVECAVKAADDMELVAVFTRRDPKSVTIQTENVPVCNVADVEQWKDKIDVMILCGGSATDLPVQTPQFAKMFNVIDSFDTHAKIPEHFAAVDAAAKAAGNVALISVGWDPGMFSLNRVYANAILPDGKDYTFWGKGVSQGHSDAIRRIKGVKDAKQYTIPVEAALEAVRSGANPELSTREKHTRECFVVLEDGADAAAVEKEIKTMPNYFADYDTTVHFISEVELKRDHSGMAHGGFVIRSGKTGMNKEHNHIIEYSLKLDSNPEFTTSVLVAYARAAHRLAKEGQCGCKTVLDIPPAYLSEKSGEELRASLL